The nucleotide sequence GCGCCGATCCCCCGGGGTGCCATGCCAGGAGTCCAGCTTCGCGGCGGCCTGCTTCTTCTTCTCGCCTTCGCGGCACCGGCCGCCGCGGTCGACGACGGCCCGCTCACCGCTCCGGCTGCGCCCACGGTTCCGGCGCCGGCGGTCTCACCCGAGCGGCGCTACAACGAGGGGCTCGCGCTGGCGAAGCGGCGCGACTGGCGCGGCGCGGAGGCGGCGTACCGCGATGCCCTGCGGGCCCGGCCCACGCTCGCCGAGGCCTGGAACGGCCTGGGGTACGCCCTCCGGAACCAGAGGAAGTTCGAGGAATCGGTCCGCGCGTACTACGAGGCCCTCCGCCTGCGACCCGTGTATCCCGAGGCGCTCGAATATCTCGGCGAGGCCTACGTGCAGATGGGCCGTATCGACGAAGCCCGGCGGCTGCTGGACCGACTACGGGAGCTCGGCGCGCCGGAGGCCGAGGACCTCGCGCAGGCGATCGCCGGCGCACCGCCGCCCTGAGCCGGTGGGGGCCGCCACTGGGGGCCAGCCCGGGGCGTTCTAATCGGACGCGCGGCCGACGCTCGGAATGGACAGGAGCACACGGCAGCCGGAGGGTCGGCCCTCCACTTCCTCGAGGGACTCGATCGTGATCGTTCCGCCATGCACCTCCGCGACCCGACGCGCGAGCGTGAGCCCCAGGCCCACGCCGCGCCGCGAGTCGCCTTCAGCTCCGGACCGGGCCGCGGCGGCCCTGCCGGTCGTGTCCCCGCGGTAGAACGGGGCGAAGACCTTCTCGCGATCGGCCGGTGCGACACCACTCCCGACGTCGCTGACCGCGAGGACGACGCGACCATGCCCGAGAGGCCGGGGCGAGCTCCGCCAGGTCCGGGAGTTGCCCACAGGTTATCCACTTATCCACAGCCATCCACGCCCTCGAAATCGGACGGCCTGATGCCCCTTCGCGGGCGCGTCGCAAGAAACGTGACGGCCCGGCCGTACTCGGCGCGGAGGCCATCTGCAGGCGCCAGCATTGACGGGGGACGAGGGCACCCGATGCCCGCCAGCATGCGGCCGGTGCGGCGAAGCGAAGCCTTGACAGGTCGAGGGCGGGGGGAGTTCCTCGATCGGACCGGCGCCCGCTGCCTGCGCAAGCCCTTCGCGATGGCCGAGATCCGTCGAGTGATCCAGGAGGTCCTCCCCCCCGCCACCTAGCCTCCCGCCGCACACCGGTCGTCAGTCCCGGCAACGGCGCCGTGTTCCGCAAGGGCCCGCAACTCGCTGGTCCCCCGTGGTCGGGAAAATCATCTTGACAGGGGTTGGGTTCGTATGGTGGACTCTCTGCTCGCATGGCGGACTCGGTCGGAAGTATAGCGAAGGCGTTCGCAGCGCTGGGCGTCTTCTCTACGAGCCGGCCGGAGGCGACTCCGTCGGAGATCGCCGCCGCGCTCCGGGTACCGCGGCCGACGGTCCAGCGGATCCTGAAGACCCTGATGAGCGTCGGCGCCGTCGCCCAGGATCCGGTCACGAAGCGCTATCGGCTGGGCTACCGGCTGTTCGAACTCGGGACGCTCGTGGCCGAGCTCACCGAGGTCCGGCGGGTGGCGCTGTCGCACATGGTGCAGCTGCGCGACATCGTCCGGGCCGGCGTGTACCTCACGATCGCCGAGCGGCATCACGGGCTCGTGCTCGAAGCGCTCGAGCCGCCGAGCGGCCCGGTCATGTGGAGCCGCGCCGGAGTGACGCGACCGCTCCACGCCGGCTCGATGATGAAGGTCCTGCTCGCCCATCTGCCCGCGGCCGAGATCGACGCCGTGATCCGCGCCGGCCTGGGGAAAGTGGGACCCAAGACGATCACGAGCCGGGCGGAGCTCCTTCGGGATCTGGAGACGATCCGCAAGCGAGGA is from Candidatus Rokuibacteriota bacterium and encodes:
- a CDS encoding tetratricopeptide repeat protein, with the translated sequence MPGVQLRGGLLLLLAFAAPAAAVDDGPLTAPAAPTVPAPAVSPERRYNEGLALAKRRDWRGAEAAYRDALRARPTLAEAWNGLGYALRNQRKFEESVRAYYEALRLRPVYPEALEYLGEAYVQMGRIDEARRLLDRLRELGAPEAEDLAQAIAGAPPP
- a CDS encoding HAMP domain-containing histidine kinase, producing MGNSRTWRSSPRPLGHGRVVLAVSDVGSGVAPADREKVFAPFYRGDTTGRAAAARSGAEGDSRRGVGLGLTLARRVAEVHGGTITIESLEEVEGRPSGCRVLLSIPSVGRASD
- a CDS encoding IclR family transcriptional regulator, which gives rise to MADSVGSIAKAFAALGVFSTSRPEATPSEIAAALRVPRPTVQRILKTLMSVGAVAQDPVTKRYRLGYRLFELGTLVAELTEVRRVALSHMVQLRDIVRAGVYLTIAERHHGLVLEALEPPSGPVMWSRAGVTRPLHAGSMMKVLLAHLPAAEIDAVIRAGLGKVGPKTITSRAELLRDLETIRKRGYAFSHDEYGSGGFGISAPIRGGNGSVIAGVGVGIQAHQFMKSRMPDVVRAVKATAARISAELGYKDLRSS